One segment of Triticum aestivum cultivar Chinese Spring chromosome 2A, IWGSC CS RefSeq v2.1, whole genome shotgun sequence DNA contains the following:
- the LOC123185712 gene encoding heavy metal-associated isoprenylated plant protein 13 isoform X2: protein MAPQKVVVKVSSMSDERVKQKAMETVADIYGIDSIAADHKDQKMMVIGDMDSVVIAKKLRKFGRIDILSVGPAKEEKKDDKKGEKK from the exons ATGGCGCCGCAG AAGGTGGTTGTGAAGGTCTCTTCTATGAGCGACGAGAGGGTGAAGCAGAAAGCCATGGAAACCGTTGCGGACATCTATG GTATCGATTCGATAGCCGCGGACCACAAGGATCAGAAGATGATGGTGATAGGTGATATGGACAGCGTCGTGATCGCCAAGAAGCTGAGGAAGTTTGGGAGGATCGATATCCTCTCCGTTGGGCCGGCgaaagaggagaagaaggatgATAAGAAAGGGGAGAAGAAGTGA
- the LOC123185712 gene encoding heavy metal-associated isoprenylated plant protein 13 isoform X1, with protein MAPQQKVVVKVSSMSDERVKQKAMETVADIYGIDSIAADHKDQKMMVIGDMDSVVIAKKLRKFGRIDILSVGPAKEEKKDDKKGEKK; from the exons ATGGCGCCGCAG CAGAAGGTGGTTGTGAAGGTCTCTTCTATGAGCGACGAGAGGGTGAAGCAGAAAGCCATGGAAACCGTTGCGGACATCTATG GTATCGATTCGATAGCCGCGGACCACAAGGATCAGAAGATGATGGTGATAGGTGATATGGACAGCGTCGTGATCGCCAAGAAGCTGAGGAAGTTTGGGAGGATCGATATCCTCTCCGTTGGGCCGGCgaaagaggagaagaaggatgATAAGAAAGGGGAGAAGAAGTGA
- the LOC123191781 gene encoding putative non-inhibitory serpin-10, giving the protein MDKCMQVAWFAGTDAIARRSNFIFSPLSVRTGLALLATGTNGETLSQLLAFLGSQELHLLNAASASLVAEMRAWPQLTFAAGIFADKSFSLRPEFVSTASSAHRASVRSVDFQKQPAAAAAEVNALIAETTRGRIRDLVSPDSFQGDPKIVLANAMHFKATWARRFDPSDTVRRDFRRFDGTSVLVPFLSDPGMQYATSFDDLGFKVLQCFYKMAGRDGKLDPKAPLFSMLVFLPHRRDGLRDLLRLAVTEPDFVMRCAPRREQVVSPCLLPKFKFSFRFDATDALRGLGLAAPFDPLAADLSGAVSNMRPEGLYVSAIEQMCAVEVDEEGTTAVAAFYTHTSPTYSLCERPPPPPMSFVADHPFLFAIVEYGIGVVPRPRRGPFQLNSSVDGRFRFTREQSRAAMDEGPLRQHLFY; this is encoded by the exons ATGGATAAATGTATGCAGGTCGCTTGGTTCGCCGGCACGGACGCGATCGCCAGGCGGTCCAATTTCATCTTCTCGCCCCTTTCCGTACGCACCGGGCTCGCACTGCTCGCCACCGGCACCAACGGCGAGACGCTGAGCCAACTGCTGGCCTTCCTGGGCTCCCAGGAGCTCCACCTCCTCAACGCGGCCAGCGCCAGCCTCGTCGCCGAGATGCGCGCGTGGCCGCAGCTCACCTTCGCCGCCGGCATCTTCGCGGACAAATCGTTCTCGCTGAGGCCGGAGTTCGTGTCCACCGCCAGCTCCGCCCACCGGGCCTCCGTGAGATCCGTGGACTTTCAGAAGCAG ccggcggcagcggcggctgagGTGAACGCCCTCATCGCAGAGACCACGCGGGGCCGCATCCGCGACCTCGTCTCCCCGGACTCGTTTCAAGGCGACCCCAAGATCGTCCTCGCCAACGCCATGCACTTCAAGGCCACCTGGGCACGGAGGTTCGACCCGTCAGACACCGTCCGCCGCGACTTCCGCCGCTTCGACGGCACGTCCGTGCTGGTGCCGTTCCTCTCCGACCCCGGGATGCAGTACGCCACCAGCTTCGACGACCTCGGCTTCAAGGTCCTCCAGTGCTTCTACAAGATGGCGGGGCGCGACGGCAAGCTCGACCCAAAGGCGCCGCTCTTCTCCATGCTCGTATTCCTCCCGCACCGGCGCGACGGGCTCCGCGACCTCCTGCGGCTGGCGGTCACCGAGCCGGACTTCGTCATGCGCTGCGCTCCCCGGCGCGAGCAGGTGGTCAGCCCCTGCCTCCTCCCCAAGTTCAAGTTCTCCTTCCGGTTCGACGCCACGGACGCGCTGCGCGGCCTCGGGCTCGCCGCGCCGTTCGACCCGCTGGCCGCCGACCTGTCGGGGGCGGTGTCGAACATGCGCCCGGAAGGGCTCTACGTGTCGGCCATCGAGCAGATGTGCGCCGTCGAGGTGGACGAGGAAGGCACGACGGCGGTAGCAGCGTTCTACACGCATACGAGCCCGACCTATAGCCTGTGtgagcggccgccgccgccgccaatgaGCTTCGTGGCGGACCACCCATTCCTGTTCGCCATCGTCGAGTATGGCATAGGTGTTGTTCCTCGGCCACGTCGTGGACCCTTCCAGTTGAATAGTAGTGTTGATGGACGGTTTCGATTTACTCGAGAGCAAAGTAGGGCTGCGATGGATGAGGGCCCGCTCAGACAACACTTGTTTTATTGA
- the LOC123185713 gene encoding noroxomaritidine/norcraugsodine reductase — translation MAATAACRTVEGRWNLAGSTALVTGGSKGIGHAIVEELAGLGARVHTCSRSAAELEECRRQWEGKNLRVTVSVCDVSVRAEREKLMDTVKRTLGGKLDILVNNAGQSMVKAATECTGEDYALVMATNIESCFHLAQLAHPLLLRSAGGGASSVVHISSIAGFVGFPGLAVYSMTKGAMNQLTRSLAAEWAGDGIRVNCVAPGGINTDIAKDMITRDPEIVKSQATQLPMQRLGETEEVASVVAFLCMPAASYITGQVICVDGGRTIA, via the exons ATGGCCGCCACCGCCGCATGCCGGACCGTTGAGGGGAGATGGAATCTTGCCGGCTCCACGGCGCTCGTTACCGGCGGCAGCAAAGGGATCGG GCATGCGATCGTGGAGGAGCTGGCCGGGCTCGGGGCTCGGGTGCACACGTGCTCCCGGAGCGCGGCGGAGCTGGAGGAGTGCCGGCGGCAGTGGGAGGGCAAGAACCTCCGGGTCACCGTCTCCGTCTGCGACGTGTCCGTGCGCGCCGAGAGGGAGAAGCTCATGGATACGGTGAAGCGAACCCTGGGCGGCAAGCTGGACATCCTGGTGAACAACGCGGGGCAGTCCATGGTGAAGGCGGCGACGGAGTGCACCGGCGAGGACTACGCGCTGGTGATGGCCACCAACATCGAGTCGTGCTTCCACCTCGCGCAGCTGGCGCACCCGCTCCTCCTCCGCTCGGCCGGTGGAGGGGCGAGCAGCGTCGTCCACATCTCCTCCATCGCCGGCTTCGTCGGCTTCCCGGGCCTCGCCGTCTACTCCATGACCAAGGGGGCGATGAACCAGCTCACTCGGAGCCTTGCCGCCGAGTGGGCCGGCGACGGCATACGCGTCAACTGCGTCGCGCCGGGCGGCATCAACACTGACATCGCCAAAGACATG ATAACGAGGGACCCGGAGATTGTGAAGAGCCAGGCCACGCAGCTGCCGATGCAGCGGCTGGGCGAGACGGAGGAGGTGGCATCGGTGGTGGCCTTCCTCTGCATGCCAGCGGCGTCCTACATCACCGGCCAAGTCATCTGCGTCGACGGCGGACGCACCATAGCTTAA